One stretch of Suricata suricatta isolate VVHF042 chromosome 13, meerkat_22Aug2017_6uvM2_HiC, whole genome shotgun sequence DNA includes these proteins:
- the EGFL7 gene encoding epidermal growth factor-like protein 7 isoform X4, translated as MVATAKPGPGQDQPPARGEHEQPPPPGRAAVTGVQGMTELPPPGPRQEKATGKHGPCVTPGSCCWCGSWCWQCVAPSTSSGLAAGCAPSGLPGAPSPSLLCSGCTSPSSPPVTGTEPAAPTGPSIGLPTAAAPGWPPGLTMLAAQAGRGPAGSPGPVEQCASPRARTEGAVSSQATVAALQDGTVTPARQTWMNAVGDRAPAPSTASTPWAVTGAGVRRGTARPQTVGSACPREGPPG; from the exons ATGGTGGCCACGGCCAAGCCCGGGCCTGGGCAGGATCAG CCCCCAGCACGAGGGGAGCAcgagcagccccctccccctggaaGAGCAGCTGTCACGGGCGTCCAGGGGATGACGGAGCTCCCTCCTCCAG GCCCCCGACAGGAAAAGGCCACTGGGAAACACGGGCCATGTGTGACTCCAGGGAGCTGCTGCTGGTGTGGCTCCTGGTGCTGGCAGTGCGTGGCACCGAGCACGTCTTCGGGCCTGG CCGCAGGGTGTGCACCATCGGGGCTCCCAGGGGCCCCGAGTCCGAGTCTTTTGTGCAGCGGGTGTACCAGCCCTTCCTCACCACCTGTGACGGGCACCGAGCCTGCAGCACCTACCG GACCATCTATAGGACTGCCTACCGCCGCAGCCCCGGGCTGGCCACCAGGCCTCACTATGCTTGCTGCCCAGGCTGGAAGAGGACCAGCGGGCTCCCCAGGGCCTGTGGAGCAG TGTGCCAGCCCCCGTGCCAGAACGGAGGGAGCTGTGTCCAGCCAGGCCACTGTCGCTGCCCTGCAGGATGGCACGGTGACACCTGCCAGACAG ACGTGGATGAATGCAGTGGGGGAcagggcccctgcccccagcactgcGTCAACACCGTGGGCAGTTACCGGTGCCGGTGTCCGGAGGGGCACAGCCCGTCCGCAGACGGTGGGCTCTGCCTGCCCAAGAGAGGGACCCCCAGGCTAG
- the EGFL7 gene encoding epidermal growth factor-like protein 7 isoform X3 — protein sequence MVATAKPGPGQDQPPARGEHEQPPPPGRAAVTGVQGMTELPPPGPRQEKATGKHGPCVTPGSCCWCGSWCWQCVAPSTSSGLAAGCAPSGLPGAPSPSLLCSGCTSPSSPPVTGTEPAAPTGPSIGLPTAAAPGWPPGLTMLAAQAGRGPAGSPGPVEQQCASPRARTEGAVSSQATVAALQDGTVTPARQTWMNAVGDRAPAPSTASTPWAVTGAGVRRGTARPQTVGSACPREGPPG from the exons ATGGTGGCCACGGCCAAGCCCGGGCCTGGGCAGGATCAG CCCCCAGCACGAGGGGAGCAcgagcagccccctccccctggaaGAGCAGCTGTCACGGGCGTCCAGGGGATGACGGAGCTCCCTCCTCCAG GCCCCCGACAGGAAAAGGCCACTGGGAAACACGGGCCATGTGTGACTCCAGGGAGCTGCTGCTGGTGTGGCTCCTGGTGCTGGCAGTGCGTGGCACCGAGCACGTCTTCGGGCCTGG CCGCAGGGTGTGCACCATCGGGGCTCCCAGGGGCCCCGAGTCCGAGTCTTTTGTGCAGCGGGTGTACCAGCCCTTCCTCACCACCTGTGACGGGCACCGAGCCTGCAGCACCTACCG GACCATCTATAGGACTGCCTACCGCCGCAGCCCCGGGCTGGCCACCAGGCCTCACTATGCTTGCTGCCCAGGCTGGAAGAGGACCAGCGGGCTCCCCAGGGCCTGTGGAGCAG CAGTGTGCCAGCCCCCGTGCCAGAACGGAGGGAGCTGTGTCCAGCCAGGCCACTGTCGCTGCCCTGCAGGATGGCACGGTGACACCTGCCAGACAG ACGTGGATGAATGCAGTGGGGGAcagggcccctgcccccagcactgcGTCAACACCGTGGGCAGTTACCGGTGCCGGTGTCCGGAGGGGCACAGCCCGTCCGCAGACGGTGGGCTCTGCCTGCCCAAGAGAGGGACCCCCAGGCTAG